TGCCCCTCGCCTCGCCGCCGCGGGCCGGGAAGGCGCGCGCCGGCGGCCCGAAGAAGGCGCGCAGCCGCGCCTGCATGTCGGCCTGGTAATGGCGGCGCACCGTCTCGTCCTGGATCGGCGCCACCGCCTCCATCAGCCGGCGCTCGAGCGCGGCGCGCTTCTCCGGCGTGGCGAAGTCGCCGCCTTCGGTCTCGCGCATCCACAGGATGTCGGAGAGCGGCCGCGCCGCCCGCAGCACGTCCGCCACCGCGCCGGCGCCGGCCGAGCGGACCAGCTCGTCCGGGTCCTGGCCCTCCGGCAGCAGGGCGACGGTGAGGGCCTTGCCGACGCCGACATGCGGCAGCGCCACGTCGAGCGCCCGGTAGGCGGCGCGCCGGCCGGCCTTGTCGCCGTCGAAGCACAGGGTCGGCTCCTCGCTCATCCGCCAGAGCAGGCCGAGCTGGTCCTCGGTCAGCGCCGTGCCGAGCGGGGCGACGGTGTGGGCGAAGCCGGCGACGCTCATCATGATCACGTCGACATAGCCTTCCACCGCGATCACCGAACCGGTCCGATGGGCCGCCTCGCGGGCGCGGTGGTGGTTGTAGAGGCAGGACCCCTTGTGGAAGAGCGTCGTCTCCGGCGAGTTGAGGTACTTGGCCTGGGCGTCACGGGCCATGGCCCGGCCGCCGAAGGCGATGACCCGGCCGCGGGCGTCGTGGATCGGGAACATGACCCGCTCGCGGAAGCGGTCATAGGGAACCTGGATGTCCTCGCCGTGGATCAGGAGGCCGGCCTCGATCATGGCGTCGCGCCCGACCCCCTTGCCGGCGAGGTGGTCGCGCAGCGCGAACTTCTCGTTCGGGGCGAAGCCGAGGCCGAACTCGGCCTGGATCGCCGGGGTCAGGCCGCGGTCGGCGAGATAGCCGCGCGCCGCCGCGCCCTCGCGGGCATGCAGGCGGCCCTCGAAGAACTTCGCCGCCAGCGCCAGCACCTCGTGCAGGCTGGCGCGCGCCTCCTCGCGGCGCAGGTCCTCGCTGGTGACCTTGGGCAGCTCGACCCCGGCCTCGCCGGCGAGCCGCTCCACCGCCTCCGGGAAGGGCAGGCCCTCCGTCTCCATCAGGAAGCGGAAGATGTCGCCGTGCTGGCCGGAGGAGAAGCAGTGGTAGAAGCCCTTCTGGTCGTTGACGTAGAAGGACGGGGTCTTCTCGGCCTGGAAGGGCGACAGGCCGCGCCATTCCCGGCCCTGCTTGCGCAGCTTCACCCGCCGCCCGACCACCGCCGACACCGGCAGCCGCGCGCGAATCTCGTCGAGCAGGGACGGCGGGAACTTCATGGACCTAATGTGCTGCGGGTGCGCGGTTTGGCAAGCCGAAAGCCTTCACAAGTCACGGCCGGCAGGCCTCCCCTCCCGAGACCGATATGGGGGCGGTGCCACGGATTCATGACGGGTGCATCTCCACCCGCGACGGTCGAGGATGGTGCATCCGTCGTGGCCTTTAAGGCGACGCGTGGCGGCGGCTGATCCAGTTATCCCCGCAATCCCCAGCTCAGCCCGCCAGCGCCTGCTTCACCAGCGGACCGGCCTTGCCGAAGTCCATCTGGCCGGCGAAGCGTTCCTTCAGGACGCCGATGACCTTGCCCATGTCCTTGATCCCGGCCGCGCCGGTCTCGGCGACGACCGCGGCGATCGCCGCCCTGGTCTCGGCCTCGTCCATCTGCCGGGGCAGGAAGGAGGAGAGCACGACGATCTCGGCCTTGGCCTGGTCGACGAGGTCGGCGCGGCCGGCCTTGTCGGCCAGATCCTGCGATTCCTGCGTCTGCTTGATCATCTTCTGCAGCATGGCCAGGATCTCGGCGTCCGGGATCGGGTCCTTGCCGTTGCCGCGCGCCTCGATATCCCGGTCCTTCAGGCCGGCCTGGATCATGCGGACGACGGACAGGCGCGCCTTGTCGCCCGCCTTCATCGACTCCTTGACCGCCGCGCTCAGCGTTTCCCGCAGGGACATCGTGCTTTTTCCTCGATGGGCCGGAACGGCGCCGCCATGCCTCACGGCATTCGCACCCTTTCCGGCAAGTGTCTGATGTATAACGTCTTTCGCGAAAGCATCCGGGGTTGACGCGCCGCCGTCGCCCCCTTACTTTCCGCGCCGCACCCAACGGCTGCCCCATTCCGGCACGCCATCGCCCGCGCAACGGGGACTTAGGACGAAAATGACCGGCACACAAGTCGCGGCCCCCACCCAGGCCTCCAGCCCCGCCGCCCCGGCCGAGGCCTGGATCGAGCCGGTGGCGACGGCGCTCCTGGTGCTGGCCGACGGCACCGTGCTGGAGGGCCGGGGCTTCGGGGCGGTGGCCGAGGCCGCCGGCGAAGTCTGCTTCAACACGGCGATGACGGGCTATGAGGAGATCCTCACCGATCCCTCCTATGCCGGGCAGATCGTCACCTTCACCTTCCCCCATATCGGCAATGTCGGCGTCAACGACGAGGATATCGAGACGGTCAACATGGCCGCCTCGAGCGGCGTGCGCGGCGTGGTCGTGCATGCTGATGTGACCGATCCGGCGAACTATCGCGCCAGCCGCCATTTCGACGCCTGGCTGCAGGCCCGCGGCATTCCTGGCGTCGCCGGCATCGACACGCGGGCGCTCACCGCGCTGATCCGCGACAAGGGCATGCCGAACGCCGTGATCGCCCATGCGCCCGACGGGGTGTTCGACGTCGAGGCGCTGAAGCGCCGGGCGCAGGCGCTGCCGTCCATGGCCGGCCTCGACCTGGTGCCGCCGGTGACCTCGGCCCAGCGCTTCGACTGGGACGAGACCGTATGGCAATGGCAGGCCGGCTACGGCCGCCAGGGCGCGCCCGGGCGCCGGGTGGTCGCCATCGACTACGGGGTCAAGCGCAACATCCTGCGCCTGCTCGCCAATGCCGGCTGCGCCGTGACGGTGGTGCCGGCCACCACCTCGGCCGCGGCAATCCTGGCGCTGCAGCCCGACGGCGTCTTCCTCTCCAACGGGCCGGGCGACCCGGCCGCCACCGGCGAGTATGCCGTGCCGGTGATCCGCGAGCTCCTGGACCGCAAGGTGCCGGTGTTCGGCATCTGCCTCGGCCATCAGATGCTGGGGCTGGCCATCGGCGCGACGACCGCCAAGATGAAGCAGGGCCATCACGGCGCCAACCATCCGGTGAAGGACCTGACCACCGGCAAGGTCGAGATCGTCTCGATGAACCACGGCTTCGCCGTGGACCGCGCCAGCCTGCCGGCGGAGGCGGTGGAGACCCATGTCTCGCTGTTCGACGGCTCCAATTGCGGCCTCGCCCTCAGGGACCGCCCGGCCTTCTCCGTGCAGCACCATCCCGAGGCCTCGCCCGGGCCGCGCGACAGCCACTATCTCTTCGACCGCTTCGTCACTATGATGGACGCACAAAGAGCCGGCAAAGCGGCCTGAGGGGAAACGTCCATGCGCGCTGCGATCGCCGTGGGCCTGCTGTTCGCGACGACGGGCCTCGCGGCTGCGACCGATGCGCGGTCTCTGCCCGACTATTTCGCCACGAGCTGGGACGCGGTCGCCGCCGCGCCGCTCAAGGCCTTCACGACCCCGGAGCACGACGCCTTCACCGCGAGTTGGGACGCGGTGACCGAGGCGCCGCTCGTCCCGTTCGCGCCGCCGAAGGCGGCGCCCGCCGCCGCCTCGCCGCGCGACGACCTGCCGCCGATCATGCTCGCCGGCATCCCCGTGCCGCCGGAGCGGCCGGTGGTGATGCCGGGCGCCGCCGCCTACGCCTCGCTGGGGCCGGACGCGGCCTCCGGCCTTGCCGGCGCTGCCGTGATCCCGCTGCCGCTGCCGAGGCCCCGCGGCATCGACCAGGCCGCCGGCCAGCCTGCCAAGGACGCTCTCTCCATCCGTCCCGAAGCCGCTCCGCCGCAGCCGGAAACCAAGGTCGCCATGCTCGGCGGCCTGCCCGGCGCCGGCATGGCGATCGCCAACCTGGCGCGCATGGCGCCGCTGCCGCCGATCGCCAAGGGCGCCTGCAGCGTCGCCAACCCCTACAAGGTCACGGCGCTCGGCCCGAACGGGCGCACCGCCCTGCAGCCGGCCGCCACGCTCGATGCGCCGATGGTGCAGGGCTTGGTGAAATGGGAAGGCGAGGTCCAGGCGGCGGCGAAGCAGACGCTGGGCGAGCCCATCGTCGCCCTCAAGGTCGCCGCCTCCTATGACTGCCGCACCATGAACCACCGCCGGCGTGCCCGCCTCAGCGAGCACGCGCACGCCAACGCCATCGACATCGCCGCCTTCGTCACCGCCAGCGGCAAGGAGATCACCGTCGAGCGCGACTTCCACAGCCGCGGCCCCGGCGGCGCCTTCCTCAAGGCGGTCCATGCCGACACCTGCGACGTGTTCCAGGTGGTGCTCGGCCCGGGCTCGGACGGCATGCACGAGAACCATTTCCACATGGACCTCGGCCGCTGGAAGGCCTGCCGCTGAGCCGGACGCCGTCCGGCCCTCGCAGCCCCGCGGGGGCTTGGCGATCGGCTCCCGATCGCGCAAAAAGGGATGGGGCGACGCATGCCCCGCGGCGGAGGCGGGGATCGATGGCGAGCGACACGGCTGATCCCACCACGGGCCGCCACCGCATCGTGGTGGTCGGTGCCGGCTTCGGCGGGCTGGAGGCCGTGCACCGGCTGGCCGGCGCGCCGGTCGCGATCACGCTGGTCGACCGGCGCAACCATCATCTGTTCCAGCCGCTGCTCTACCAGGTCGCGACCGCCTCGCTGGCGACCTCCGAGATCGCCTGGCCGACCCGCCACGTCCTCGCCCGGCGCGACGACGTCACCACCCTGCTGGCGACCGTCACCGGCATCGACACGGCGGCCCGCCGCGTCCTGCTCGACGACGGCGCCACCCTGCCATACGACACGCTGATCCTGGCCACCGGCGCCCGCCACGCCTATTTCGGCCATGACGAGTGGGAGCCGTTCGCCCCCGGCCTGAAGACGCTGGAGGACGCCACCACCATCCGCCGCCGCATCCTGCTCGCCTTCGAGCGGGCGGAGCGCGAGACCGACCCGCGGCGGCAGGCGGCGCTCCTGACCTTCGTCATCGTCGGCGCCGGACCGACCGGGGTGGAGCTCGCCGGCACCATCGCCGAGCTCGCCCGCGACACGCTGCCGTCCGACTTTCGCCGCATCGATACCCGCAAGGCCCGCGTCGTGCTGGTCGAGGCCGGCCCGCGCGTGCTGGCCGGCTATGCCGAGGACCTCTCCGCCTATGCCCAGCGCTCGCTGGAGGGCCTCGGCGTCGAGGTCGAGCTCGGCCGGCCCGTCTCCGCCTGCAGCGCCGACGGCGTGGTCTATGGCGACCGCACCCTGGAAGCGAAGACCATCCTCTGGGCGGCCGGCGTGCGGGCCTCGCCCGCGGCCGAATGGCTCGGCGTCCCGGCCGACCGGGCCGGCCGGCTGATCGTCGAGCCGGACCTCGCCGTGCCCGGCCATCCCGAGATCTTCGCCGTCGGCGACACGGTGGCGATCGCCGGGCCGGAGGGCAAGCCGGTGCCCGGCATCGCGCCCGCCGCCAAGCAGGAGGGGCACTATGTCGCCGGCGTGATCAGGGCCCGTCTCGCCGGCGCCGCCCCGCCCGGGCCGTTCCACTACCGCCACGCCGGGAGCCTCGCCCAGATCGGCAAGAAGCTTGCGGTGATCGATTTCGGCCGCATCAAGCTGCGCGGCGCCCTGGCATGGTGGATCTGGGGCATCGCCCATATCTATTTCCTCATCGGCGTGCGCACCCGGCTCAGCGTCGCGCTCAACTGGCTGTGGATCCATGTCCGCAACCAGCGCAGCGCCCGCCTGATCACCCAGGGCCGCGACGACGAGGATTAGCCCGCGGCGCGGCCGCGGTTCAGCCGAAAGGACGTGACATGCCCAAGGGATCCGACCTCCTGGTGGCGGCTCTGGAGAACGAGGGGGTCGACCGCATCTTCGGCGTGCCCGGCGAGGAAAATCTCGACGTGGTGGAAGCGCTGCGCCGATCGCGCATCCGCCTGATCATCACCCGGCACGAGCAGGCCGCCGCCTTCATGGCCGCCACGCACGGTCGCCTCACCGGAAGGCCGGGCGTGTGCATCTCGACGCTCGGGCCGGGCGCGCTCAACTTCACCACCGGCGCCGCCTACGCCCATCTCGGCGCCATGCCGATGATCATGATCACCGGCCAGAAGCCGATCATGAGCCGGCGCCAGGCCCGCTTCCAGGTCGTCGACGTGGTGGCCTCGATGCGCCCGCTCACCAAGCTGACCCGCCAGATCGTCAGCCCCGGCGCCATCCCCACCACGGTGCGCGACGCCTTCCGCGTCGCCATGGACGAGCGGCCGGGGCCGGTGCATCTGGAGCTGCCCGAGGACGTGGCCGGGGCCGAGGCGCCGCCGGCGCGGCCGGTGCCGCCGCATCCGCTGGAGCGGCCCGTCGCGGCCGAAGCCGCCCTCGAGCGGGCTGCGGCCATGATCCTGGCGGCCGAGCGCCCGCTGATCATGATCGGTGCCGCCGGCAACCGGCCGCGCCTGGTGGAGGCGCTGTCGGATTTCATCCTCCGGGCCAACCTGCCCTTCTTCAACACCCAGATGGGCAAGGGCGCGGTCACCGGCGGCTCCGAGCTCTATGTCGGCACCGCGGCGCTGTCGGAGCGCGACTATGTGCACCGGGCCATCGACCGGGCCGACCTCATCATCTCGGTCGGCCATGACACGGTGGAGAAGCCGCCCTTCCTGATGAAGGCCGAGGGCGGCCCGAAGGTGATCCATATCGGCTATCTCTCCGCCGACGTGGAGGAGGTGTTCCATCCCGACGCCGAGGTGATCGGCGATATCGGCGCGACGGTCACGGCGCTCGCC
This is a stretch of genomic DNA from Labrys wisconsinensis. It encodes these proteins:
- a CDS encoding NAD(P)/FAD-dependent oxidoreductase, which encodes MASDTADPTTGRHRIVVVGAGFGGLEAVHRLAGAPVAITLVDRRNHHLFQPLLYQVATASLATSEIAWPTRHVLARRDDVTTLLATVTGIDTAARRVLLDDGATLPYDTLILATGARHAYFGHDEWEPFAPGLKTLEDATTIRRRILLAFERAERETDPRRQAALLTFVIVGAGPTGVELAGTIAELARDTLPSDFRRIDTRKARVVLVEAGPRVLAGYAEDLSAYAQRSLEGLGVEVELGRPVSACSADGVVYGDRTLEAKTILWAAGVRASPAAEWLGVPADRAGRLIVEPDLAVPGHPEIFAVGDTVAIAGPEGKPVPGIAPAAKQEGHYVAGVIRARLAGAAPPGPFHYRHAGSLAQIGKKLAVIDFGRIKLRGALAWWIWGIAHIYFLIGVRTRLSVALNWLWIHVRNQRSARLITQGRDDED
- the carA gene encoding glutamine-hydrolyzing carbamoyl-phosphate synthase small subunit — encoded protein: MTGTQVAAPTQASSPAAPAEAWIEPVATALLVLADGTVLEGRGFGAVAEAAGEVCFNTAMTGYEEILTDPSYAGQIVTFTFPHIGNVGVNDEDIETVNMAASSGVRGVVVHADVTDPANYRASRHFDAWLQARGIPGVAGIDTRALTALIRDKGMPNAVIAHAPDGVFDVEALKRRAQALPSMAGLDLVPPVTSAQRFDWDETVWQWQAGYGRQGAPGRRVVAIDYGVKRNILRLLANAGCAVTVVPATTSAAAILALQPDGVFLSNGPGDPAATGEYAVPVIRELLDRKVPVFGICLGHQMLGLAIGATTAKMKQGHHGANHPVKDLTTGKVEIVSMNHGFAVDRASLPAEAVETHVSLFDGSNCGLALRDRPAFSVQHHPEASPGPRDSHYLFDRFVTMMDAQRAGKAA
- a CDS encoding acetolactate synthase large subunit → MPKGSDLLVAALENEGVDRIFGVPGEENLDVVEALRRSRIRLIITRHEQAAAFMAATHGRLTGRPGVCISTLGPGALNFTTGAAYAHLGAMPMIMITGQKPIMSRRQARFQVVDVVASMRPLTKLTRQIVSPGAIPTTVRDAFRVAMDERPGPVHLELPEDVAGAEAPPARPVPPHPLERPVAAEAALERAAAMILAAERPLIMIGAAGNRPRLVEALSDFILRANLPFFNTQMGKGAVTGGSELYVGTAALSERDYVHRAIDRADLIISVGHDTVEKPPFLMKAEGGPKVIHIGYLSADVEEVFHPDAEVIGDIGATVTALADRLAGKLEPSPELLALRRDILDHLNDRAHDGRFPMTPQRIVHDVRAVMPDEGIVCLDNGMYKIWFARHYRTHVANTLLLDNALATMGAGLPSAMMAAMLNPGRRVLAVCGDGGFMMNSQEMETAVRLGLDLVVLILKDDAYGMIRWKQAVDGFPDFGMTFGNPDFVRYAESYGAKASRVAAADALLPTLDAAFRGGGVHLVEVLVDYADNIAVLVDELRRNALGTEPE
- the dnaG gene encoding DNA primase, with translation MKFPPSLLDEIRARLPVSAVVGRRVKLRKQGREWRGLSPFQAEKTPSFYVNDQKGFYHCFSSGQHGDIFRFLMETEGLPFPEAVERLAGEAGVELPKVTSEDLRREEARASLHEVLALAAKFFEGRLHAREGAAARGYLADRGLTPAIQAEFGLGFAPNEKFALRDHLAGKGVGRDAMIEAGLLIHGEDIQVPYDRFRERVMFPIHDARGRVIAFGGRAMARDAQAKYLNSPETTLFHKGSCLYNHHRAREAAHRTGSVIAVEGYVDVIMMSVAGFAHTVAPLGTALTEDQLGLLWRMSEEPTLCFDGDKAGRRAAYRALDVALPHVGVGKALTVALLPEGQDPDELVRSAGAGAVADVLRAARPLSDILWMRETEGGDFATPEKRAALERRLMEAVAPIQDETVRRHYQADMQARLRAFFGPPARAFPARGGEARGRPRPRDGRPAPAPPIASLVTPGVRDGALARGSRAGLPGREALILAVVVGHPALLERHCEALAEVEFDNPDADRLRRALVDCAAEGSRDSAALVARLEGAGFSRLLQRLAADMHWWTRPDAAESDVERGFAHVLTLHRGMRTLHRELKLATAALERDFTDENFARLSDIKAQIALIEGTEATIDGFGASSGRSAR
- a CDS encoding extensin-like domain-containing protein, which produces MRAAIAVGLLFATTGLAAATDARSLPDYFATSWDAVAAAPLKAFTTPEHDAFTASWDAVTEAPLVPFAPPKAAPAAASPRDDLPPIMLAGIPVPPERPVVMPGAAAYASLGPDAASGLAGAAVIPLPLPRPRGIDQAAGQPAKDALSIRPEAAPPQPETKVAMLGGLPGAGMAIANLARMAPLPPIAKGACSVANPYKVTALGPNGRTALQPAATLDAPMVQGLVKWEGEVQAAAKQTLGEPIVALKVAASYDCRTMNHRRRARLSEHAHANAIDIAAFVTASGKEITVERDFHSRGPGGAFLKAVHADTCDVFQVVLGPGSDGMHENHFHMDLGRWKACR
- a CDS encoding GatB/YqeY domain-containing protein yields the protein MSLRETLSAAVKESMKAGDKARLSVVRMIQAGLKDRDIEARGNGKDPIPDAEILAMLQKMIKQTQESQDLADKAGRADLVDQAKAEIVVLSSFLPRQMDEAETRAAIAAVVAETGAAGIKDMGKVIGVLKERFAGQMDFGKAGPLVKQALAG